In Nicotiana tabacum cultivar K326 chromosome 19, ASM71507v2, whole genome shotgun sequence, one DNA window encodes the following:
- the LOC107782007 gene encoding perakine reductase codes for MADAVEMPRVKLGSQGLEVSKLGFGCMGLTGVYNAPLPEEEGIAIIKEAFSKGVTFFDTSDIYGMDHANEFLVGKALKQLPREKIQLATKFGIYKIEPTKITVKGTPEYVRACCEASLKRLQVDCIDLYYVHRIDVTVPIEETMEELKQLVEEGKIKYIGLSEAHPETIRRAHAVHPITAVQQEYSLWTRDIEDYIVPVCRELGIGIVPYGPVGRGLFAGKAVIESLPANSFLVTHPRFTGENFEKNKSIYFRLEGIAKKHRCSPAQLAIAWVLHQGDDIAPIPGTSKIKNLHDNVGSVRVKLTEEDIRELSDAVPIGEVAGERIGEALYNTSYKYGITPPPRK; via the exons ATGGCGGACGCAGTTGAGATGCCAAGAGTAAAATTGGGAAGCCAAGGACTTGAG GTCTCCAAATTAGGTTTCGGTTGTATGGGGCTTACTGGAGTCTATAATGCTCCTCTTCCCGAGGAGGAAGGGATTGCAATAATTAAGGAGGCTTTTAGTAAAGGAGTCACATTTTTTGACACGTCCGACATTTATGGCATGGATCATGCGAATGAATTCTTGGTCGGGAAG GCATTAAAGCAATTGCCTCGAGAAAAAATACAGCTTGCCACAAAGTTTGGTATTTATAAGATTGAACCAACTAAGATTACAGTGAAAGGAACTCCAGAATATGTTCGTGCCTGCTGTGAAGCTAGCTTGAAGCGCCTACAAGTGGATTGCATTGATCTCTACTATGTGCACCGTATAGACGTAACAGTGCCCATTGAAGAAACA ATGGAAGAACTTAAGCAGTTAGTTGAAGAAGGTAAAATAAAGTATATAGGCCTCTCTGAAGCTCACCCGGAGACAATAAGGAGAGCACATGCAGTTCATCCTATCACTGCTGTACAACAGGAGTATTCCTTATGGACGCGTGACATTGAGGATTATATAGTTCCAGTTTGCAG GGAGCTTGGAATTGGGATTGTTCCATATGGCCCTGTTGGACGTGGGCTTTTTGCTGGAAAAGCGGTTATTGAAAGCTTGCCCGCTAACAGCTTTTTG GTTACACATCCTAGGTTTACTGGAGAGAACTTTGAAAAGAACAAATCTATATATTTTCGTCTGGAAGGAATAGCGAAGAAGCATCGTTGCTCTCCGGCTCAACTTGCTATTGCATGGGTCCTTCATCAAGGGGATGATATTGCACCTATTCCTG GTACATCGAAGATTAAAAATCTTCATGATAACGTAGGCTCTGTGAGGGTGAAGCTCACAGAGGAAGACATAAGAGAACTTTCTGATGCAGTGCCCATTGGTGAAGTGGCAGGGGAGAGAATTGGTGAGGCTCTTTATAACACTTCATATAAGTATGGAATTACGCCACCCCCAAGAAAATGA
- the LOC107782006 gene encoding G-type lectin S-receptor-like serine/threonine-protein kinase At1g34300 produces the protein MPKPTMSCPSPPFPLLFLLFLLLNHPLFSSAQKSTKILTIFNSTLSPWTPTQNQILLSPNSTFAAGFLPSNSTNSYVFSIWYYEIPNKTIVWSANPNSPVNSSASLSISTSGELKLSPQTRVSSAPNLWPKSILVVRNTSALLFLQESGNLVYGNWGSFLNPTDTYLPNQNINGTNATSSNGKFQFLGSRTLFYNGNDSYFAFQNSLQRLEDTGLVTQSSGNPFYSSDFGDLKLRRLKLEDDGNLQVYSFDPVLKQWTVVWQAIYQLCTIHGTCGTNSICMYDASTTKTSCVCPPGFKKISGESCERKVPLLSKTKFLPLDYVNFTGGVDLKVLNFSSCQKQCLDTENCLGFMFKYDGTGYCVLQLDKLLYGFWSPGNEVVTYLRVDNEEKDVSNFTGMTSLMETSCPVSISLPFPPEESKATTRNIVIISTIFAAELISGVFFFWAFLKKYIKYRDMARTFGLEVMPAIGPKRFSFSEIKTATNNFIDKIGKGGFGDVYKGKLNDGRVVAVKCLKNVTGGDAEFWAEVTIIARMHHLNLVRLWGFCAEKGKRILVYEYVPNGSLDEFLFQKAARIGSPDRPQKPILDWNIRYRIALGMARAIAYLHEECLEWVLHCDIKPENILLGDDFCPKVSDFGLAKLKKKEEVMTISRFRGTPGYVAPEWTKADPITPKADVYSFGLVLLEIVSGSRNFEHYDSKVDSDQYYFPAWAFDKVFKEMNIDDILDPRIKQSYDSRAHFDMVNRMVKTALWCIQDRPDARPSMGKVAKMLEGTVEIIEPKKPTIFFLGEEQ, from the coding sequence ATGCCAAAACCAACCATGTCTTGTCCATCTCCTCCCTTTCCCCTTCTGTTCCTCCTCTTTTTACTGTTGAATCATCCACTCTTCTCGTCTGCCCAAAAATCAACCAAAATCCTAACAATATTCAATTCCACACTTTCTCCTTGGACTCCAACCCAAAACCAAATCCTCCTTTCTCCCAACTCCACTTTTGCTGCTGGTTTTCTACCATCAAATTCCACCAACTCCTATGTTTTCTCCATTTGGTATTATGAAATACCCAACAAAACTATAGTTTGGTCTGCTAACCCAAATTCCCCTGTTAATTCTTCTGCTTCCCTTTCCATTTCCACCTCTGGTGAGCTCAAGTTAAGCCCCCAAACTAGAGTCTCCTCAGCTCCTAATCTTTGGCCTAAGAGTATTTTGGTTGTCAGAAATACTTCAGCGCTGCTTTTTTTACAAGAAAGTGGAAATTTGGTTTATGGTAACTGGGGTAGTTTCTTGAATCCAACTGACACATATCTGCCAAACCAGAACATCAATGGCACAAATGCAACTTCCAGTAATGGAAAATTCCAGTTTCTCGGATCCAGAACGCTTTTTTACAATGGAAATGACAGCTACTTCGCTTTTCAAAATTCTCTTCAGCGCTTAGAGGATACGGGATTAGTGACTCAATCTAGTGGAAATCCCTTCTACTCATCGGATTTCGGTGACCTGAAACTGAGAAGGTTGAAGCTTGAAGATGATGGGAATCTCCAAGTCTACAGCTTTGATCCTGTTTTAAAACAATGGACTGTTGTTTGGCAAGCAATTTATCAGCTATGTACAATCCATGGTACGTGTGGTACAAACTCTATATGCATGTATGATGCTTCTACTACTAAGACTTCTTGTGTCTGTCCTCCGGGGTTTAAGAAGATCTCTGGAGAATCTTGTGAAAGGAAAGTCCCACTTTTGAGCAAGACCAAGTTTTTGCCTTTAGATTATGTCAATTTTACTGGTGGGGTTGACCTTAAGGTTTTGAACTTCTCTAGTTGCCAAAAACAGTGTCTTGATACGGAAAATTGCTTAGGTTTTATGTTCAAGTATGATGGGACTGGCTATTGTGTGCTTCAATTGGATAAGCTGTTGTATGGATTTTGGTCGCCAGGGAATGAAGTTGTTACGTATTTGAGGGTTGATAATGAAGAAAAAGATGTTTCAAATTTCACTGGTATGACTAGTTTGATGGAGACTTCATGTCCAGTGAGCATTAGCCTTCCATTTCCACCAGAGGAGTCTAAGGCAACCACTAGGAATATTGTGATCATCTCAACTATCTTTGCAGCTGAGTTGATTAGTGGGGTATTCTTCTTTTGGGCATTCCTCAAGAAGTATATTAAGTACAGGGATATGGCTAGGACTTTTGGTCTTGAAGTCATGCCTGCAATTGGACCAAAAAGGTTTAGTTTTTCTGAGATCAAGACTGCAACCAACAATTTCATTGATAAGATTGGGAAAGGTGGGTTTGGAGATGTTTATAAAGGGAAGTTGAACGATGGCCGGGTTGTGGCAGTGAAGTGCTTGAAGAATGTCACGGGCGGTGATGCTGAGTTCTGGGCTGAGGTCACGATCATTGCCCGAATGCACCATTTGAATTTGGTAAGGTTATGGGGTTTCTGTGCTGAAAAGGGTAAAAGGATACTTGTGTATGAGTATGTACCTAATGGTTCATTGGATGAATTCCTGTTCCAAAAGGCTGCTCGGATTGGATCGCCAGATAGACCTCAGAAACCGATACTTGATTGGAATATCAGGTATAGGATAGCACTTGGCATGGCACGAGCAATTGCCTATCTACATGAAGAGTGTTTGGAATGGGTATTACATTGTGATATCAAACCTGAAAATATTCTCTTAGGTGACGATTTCTGCCCTAAGGTGTCTGATTTTGGGCTAGCGAAGctaaagaagaaagaggaggtgATGACCATATCAAGATTTCGAGGCACACCAGGATACGTAGCACCAGAATGGACCAAGGCTGATCCAATCACTCCGAAAGCAGATGTGTACAGCTTTGGATTGGTGCTGTTGGAAATAGTTTCTGGTTCACGGAATTTTGAGCATTATGACTCAAAGGTGGATAGTGATCAGTATTATTTCCCTGCTTGGGCATTTGATAAGGTGTTTAAGGAAATGaacattgatgatattttggacCCTCGAATCAAACAATCATATGATTCAAGGGCACACTTTGACATGGTAAATCGGATGGTGAAGACAGCACTGTGGTGCATCCAAGATCGGCCAGATGCCCGGCCATCAATGGGGAAAGTGGCCAAGATGTTGGAAGGAACAGTGGAGATCATTGAGCCAAAGAAACCTACCATTTTCTTCTTAGGCGAGGAACAATAG